Proteins co-encoded in one Lates calcarifer isolate ASB-BC8 linkage group LG17, TLL_Latcal_v3, whole genome shotgun sequence genomic window:
- the angptl1a gene encoding angiopoietin-related protein 1a produces the protein MQGLMWSLCAVLCLSLWKESYCRSSREARRTKEPSLHRSKRAPQDPDAKKCSYTFLVPEQRITGPICASTTGPEPDKDRVTRMDIADVREVLNKQRREIETLQLVVDVDGNLVNEMKLLRKESRNMNSRVTQLYMQLLHEIIRKRDNSLELAQLENRVLNVTSEMMRLASRYKELEARFATMAGVVNNQSVLISALEEQCMRTLGRSELPVVPPLVQVVPQNIPVNNRFTNEIQRDNNNRAFPRGSRMDSPTASPFGINPPPPQGTLTSDGPFKDCYQVRQAGHTTSGMYLLKTDGSDRLIQAWCEHGLDNGGWTVLQRRKDGSVNFFRNWENYKRGFGNIDGEHWLGLDNIYNLGKQGDYKMMIELEDWTGKKVYAEYSSFRLESESEGYRLRLGTYQGNAGDSFSSHNGKQFTTLDRDKDAFSGNCAHFHKGGWWYNACGQTNLNGVWYSGGVYRSKFQDGIFWADYGGGFYSLKSVRLMIRPID, from the exons ATGCAGGGGCTGATGTGGAGCCTGTGTGCTGtgctctgcctctccctctggAAGGAAAGTTACTGCAGGAGTTCCAGGGAAGCCCGGAGGACCAAAGAGCCCTCTCTCCACAGGAGTAAAAGAGCTCCCCAGGACCCTGATGCCAAAAAGTGTTCCTACACCTTCCTCGTACCTGAGCAGAGAATCACAG GTCCAATCTGCGCCAGCACCACAGGCCCTGAACCAGACAAGGACAGAGTGACCCGTATGGACATTGCAGATGTGCGGGAGGTGCTCAACAAACAGCGGCGTGAGATTGAGACACTGCAGCTGGTGGTGGATGTGGATGGTAACTTGGTGAACGAGATGAAGCTGCTGCGGAAGGAGAGCAGGAACATGAACTCCAGGGTGACCCAACTCTATATGCAGCTGCTGCATGAGATCATCAGGAAAAGAGACAACTCTCTGGAGCTGGCCCAGCTGGAGAACCGAGTCCTCAACGTGACCTCTGAGATGATGCGACTGGCTTCCAGGTAcaaggagctggaggccaggtTCGCCACGATGGCAGGGGTGGTCAACAACCAGTCCGTTCTCATCTCTGCACTGGAGGAACAGTGTATGAGGACGCTGGGACGCAGTGAGCTGCCTGTGGTTCCTCCACTGGTACAGGTGGTACCGCAGAATATACCAGTCAATAATCGTTTCACCAATGAGATACAGAGAGACAATAACAACCGGGCCTTTCCTCGAGGATCACGCATGGACTCCCCTACTGCAAGCCCCTTTGGGATCAACCCTCCACCACCACAGGGAACACTTACCTCAGATG GTCCCTTCAAGGACTGTTACCAGGTCCGACAGGCAGGCCACACCACGAGCGGAATGTACCTGCTTAAGACTGATGGCAGCGACCGGCTGATCCAAGCCTGGTGTGAACATGGCCTTGACAATGGAGGATGGACCGTGTTGCAAAGGAGGAAAGATGGCTCTGTTAACTTCTTTCGGAATTGGGAGAACTACAAG AGAGGTTTTGGCAACATAGACGGTGAGCACTGGCTTGGACTGGACAATATCTACAATCTGGGGAAACAGGGCGACTATAAGATGATGATTGAACTGGAGGACTGGACAGGGAAGAAGGTGTACGCCGAGTATAGCAGCTTCCGCCTGGAGTCAGAGAGCGAGGGTTACAGGCTGAGGCTCGGTACCTACCAGGGGAACGCTGGGGACTCCTTCAGCAGCCACAACGGCAAACAGTTCACCACACTCGATCGCGACAAGGATGCATTTTCTG GCAACTGCGCCCACTTCCATAAGGGCGGTTGGTGGTACAATGCCTGTGGCCAGACCAACCTCAATGGTGTATGGTACAGCGGGGGAGTTTACCGCAGCAAATTTCAGGATGGAATCTTCTGGGCGGACTACGGTGGAGGTTTCTACTCCCTCAAGTCAGTACGCCTCATGATCCGACCGATCGACTGA